In Fusarium oxysporum Fo47 chromosome IX, complete sequence, the following proteins share a genomic window:
- a CDS encoding carbonic anhydrase, which translates to MAEQDITKYLQQSHDRLFHNNRAWAENKAKVNPDFFKNLAAGQAPEYLWIGCADSRIPAEQICGLEPGEAFIHRNIANLVCNTDLNAMGVINYAVKHLGVKHIIVCGHYGCGGVKAAMTPQDLGLLNPWLRNIRDVYRLHEKELDAIEDESARYDRLVELNVVEQCRNVIKSADVQQSWHENKYPIVHGWVFGFKDGLLKDLKIDFESVLADIQKIYNLVDKKK; encoded by the coding sequence ATGGCCGAACAAGACATCACAAAGTATCTCCAGCAAAGCCACGACCGGCTCTTCCACAACAACCGCGCCTGGGCCgagaacaaggccaaggtcaaccccgacttcttcaagaacctcgccGCCGGCCAAGCACCCGAGTACCTCTGGATCGGATGCGCCGACTCTCGCATCCCCGCCGAGCAGATCTGCGGCCTTGAGCCGGGCGAGGCATTTATCCACCgcaacatcgccaacctcGTGTGCAACACGGATCTCAACGCCATGGGCGTCATCAACTACGCCGTCAAGCACCTCGGCGTCAAGCACATCATCGTCTGTGGTCACTACGGCTGCGGAGGTGTCAAGGCGGCTATGACCCCCCAGGACCTCGGCCTGCTGAACCCATGGCTTCGCAACATCCGCGACGTCTACCGCCTTCACGAGAAGGAGCTCGATGCAATTGAGGACGAGAGCGCTCGCTACGACCGCTTGGTCGAGCTGAATGTCGTTGAGCAGTGTCGCAACGTCATCAAGTCTGCTGATGTTCAGCAGTCGTGGCACGAGAACAAGTACCCTATTGTTCACGGATGGGTGTTTGGTTTCAAGGATGGCCTTCTCAAGGATCTTAAGATTGACTTTGAGTCTGTGTTGGCCGACATCCAAAAGATTTACAACcttgttgacaagaagaaataa